The Gordonia mangrovi genome includes the window TCTGCATGACGCCCGGTTCGTCCAGATCACCGCGGCCGGCCTGAAGGAATCGCACCCGCACGACATCACCCTCACCACCGAAGCGCCCAACTACTATTCCCGCTGAAGCGCGTTCTGCCCCGGTCTCTGCGGGGTGAACCGCGACCTGAAACGCGTAGCAGAAAGGCGCAACGGTGCGTGACCTCGTCGACATCGGCATGGGACGGACGGCCCGACGGACGTTCGAACTCGATGACATCAGTATCGTCCCGTCGCGACGGACCCGGTCGTCCAAAGACGTGTCGACCGCATGGCAGATCGACGCCTACCGCTTCGACTCACCGATCCTGAGTCATCCCACCGACGCCCTGGTGTCGCCGTCGGCCGCCGTCGAACTGGGCCGCCTCGGTGCACTCGGGGTGATCAACGGGGAGGGACTGTGGGCCCGGCACCGTGACGTCGACGCCAAGCTCGACGAACTGGTCGCAGCGGCCACCGGCAACGCCGACCCGTTCGCCGCGGTTCGGCTGCTGCAGCAACTCCATGCCGCGCCGCTCGATCCCGATCTGCTCGGTGCGGCGGTCGCGACGGTGCGCGAGGCCGGGGTGACGACAGCCGTTCGGGTCAGCCCTCAACACGCGCCGGAATTGACGCCGGCGCTGTTGCAGGCGGGGGTCGAGATCCTCGTCGTCCACGGCACCATCATCTCCGCCGAGCATGTGGCCCAAGCGGATCCGAGCGACGGAGCGGTTCGCGAGCCGCTGAACCTGAAGACCTTCATCGCCGAACTGGACATCCCGGTGATCGCCGGTGGTGTGCACGACCACCGGACCGCGCTGCACCTGATGCGCACCGGCGCGGCCGGCGTCATCGTCGGGTACGGGTCCGCGGCGGGCGCCACCACGACCGGTGAGGTCCTCGGTATCGGTGTGCCGATGGCCACCGCGATCGCCGACGCGGCCGCCGCGCGCCGCGAGTATCTCGACGAGACCGGCGGCCGGTATGTGCACGTGATCGCCGACGGCGACATCCACACCTCCGGAGACCTCGCCAAGGCCATCGCCTGCGGTGCCGATGCGGCGGTGCTCGGTACGCCGTTGGCGGCCGCGGCCGAGGCACCCGGCCGCGGGTGGTATTGGCCGTCGGCCGCGGCCCACCCGGACACGCCGCGCGGGGCACTGTTGCAGGTCGCGACCGACGAGAATCGCCCCAGCCTGGCACGCGTGCTGAACGGCCCATCGCAGGATCCCTTCGGTGAACTCAATCTGGTGGGTGCGCTGCGCCGGTCGATGGCGAAGGCAGGCTA containing:
- a CDS encoding GuaB3 family IMP dehydrogenase-related protein, coding for MRDLVDIGMGRTARRTFELDDISIVPSRRTRSSKDVSTAWQIDAYRFDSPILSHPTDALVSPSAAVELGRLGALGVINGEGLWARHRDVDAKLDELVAAATGNADPFAAVRLLQQLHAAPLDPDLLGAAVATVREAGVTTAVRVSPQHAPELTPALLQAGVEILVVHGTIISAEHVAQADPSDGAVREPLNLKTFIAELDIPVIAGGVHDHRTALHLMRTGAAGVIVGYGSAAGATTTGEVLGIGVPMATAIADAAAARREYLDETGGRYVHVIADGDIHTSGDLAKAIACGADAAVLGTPLAAAAEAPGRGWYWPSAAAHPDTPRGALLQVATDENRPSLARVLNGPSQDPFGELNLVGALRRSMAKAGYSDLKEFQKVGLTVHV